The Sesamum indicum cultivar Zhongzhi No. 13 linkage group LG1, S_indicum_v1.0, whole genome shotgun sequence genome includes a window with the following:
- the LOC105156305 gene encoding geraniol 8-hydroxylase-like: MDQFVIALLSVLVMSIVWLIKVFLNSAKRTPPLPPGPRGLPILGYLPFLGKNLLHQFGDLARQYGPIYKLYLGNKLCVVINSPSLLKEVVRDQDSIFADRDANIAALTASYGGNDIVFSPHNSRWRAMRKIFVREVLSSSSLQASYNLRKDEVKKAIRYVYNNTGERVQVGELSFRTELNLIMNMLWGGIVEGEEGQRVGHEFREVVIKLVDLLGKPNIGDFYPVLARFDIQGVKKEMEGYVQSLDRIFEEVIARYRQKLSGETKKQGKTDFLQVLLELKEKEDSEMSMSLTHIKALFVDIVVGGTDTTATTIEWAMAELLNNPKAMEKVQNELSEMVGLNSEVEEFHIPKLKYLEAILKETMRLHPAVPLLVPRSPTQTSIVGGYTIPKRTRVFINIGWIQRDPSIWDSPSEFKPERFLHENENCDFSGNNFHYLPFGSGRRICAGLPLAERMLMYLLASLLHSFEWKLPDGETVDMSDRFGIVLRKITPLLAIPTPRLSEPNLYA; the protein is encoded by the exons ATGGATCAATTCGTTATTGCTCTCCTTTCGGTCCTGGTAATGTCCATTGTATGGTTAATAAaggtatttttaaattctgcCAAAAGAACTCCTCCCTTGCCACCAGGGCCTCGAGGCTTGCCCATCCTCGGATACTTGCCGTTCTTGGGCAAGAATTTACTCCATCAGTTCGGCGATTTGGCACGCCAATATGGTCCAATCTACAAACTCTATCTTGGGAACAAACTCTGTGTCGTGATCAACTCACCATCCCTCCTAAAAGAAGTGGTTCGCGACCAAGACTCGATCTTCGCTGACCGTGATGCTAATATTGCAGCGCTAACAGCATCCTATGGTGGAAATGACATTGTGTTTTCGCCGCACAATTCCCGATGGCGGGCGATGCGAAAAATATTTGTCCGCGAGGTGCTCAGTAGCAGCAGTCTCCAGGCGTCGTACAATCTTCGAAAGGACGAGGTCAAAAAGGCCATCAGATATGTGTACAATAATACAGGAGAACGGGTCCAGGTTGGTGAACTATCATTCCGAACTGAACTTAATCTCATAATGAACATGTTGTGGGGAGGCATAGTTGAAGGGGAAGAAGGCCAAAGAGTGGGACACGAATTCCGAGAAGTGGTCATCAAGCTTGTGGATTTGCTCGGAAAGCCAAATATTGGAGACTTTTATCCAGTCCTTGCCCGGTTTGATATTCAAGGTGTAAAAAAAGAGATGGAGGGTTATGTGCAATCTTTGGATAGAATTTTTGAGGAAGTTATTGCTAGATATAGACAGAAGTTATCTGgagaaacaaagaaacaagGAAAGACGGACTTCCTTCAAGTCTTGTTAGAgctaaaagagaaagaagattcTGAGATGTCAATGAGTTTGACACACATCAAGGCCTTATTTGTG GATATTGTAGTAGGCGGGACAGACACCACAGCAACAACGATTGAGTGGGCAATGGCTGAACTTCTAAATAATCCAAAGGCCATGGAGAAGGTACAGAATGAATTATCTGAGATGGTGGGATTGAACAGTGAAGTTGAAGAGTTCCATATACCAAAACTGAAATATTTAGAAGCAATTCTCAAAGAAACAATGCGTTTACATCCAGCTGTACCCCTCTTGGTCCCAAGGTCTCCAACCCAAACTTCCATAGTTGGGGGATACACCATCCCAAAAAGAACCAGGGTCTTCATAAACATCGGGTGGATCCAAAGGGATCCTTCTATTTGGGATAGTCCATCCGAATTTAAGCCAGAGAGGTTTCTACacgaaaatgaaaattgtgaTTTTAGTGGTAACAATTTTCATTATCTCCCTTTCGGATCAGGGAGAAGGATTTGTGCTGGCCTACCCCTTGCGGAGAGAATGCTGATGTATTTACTAGCTTCACTTCTGCATTCGTTTGAATGGAAGCTACCAGATGGTGAAACAGTCGATATGTCGGACAGGTTTGGAATTGTCTTAAGGAAAATTACACCACTGCTTGCTATACCCACCCCCAGGTTATCCGAACCAAACTTGTatgcataa
- the LOC105156325 gene encoding cytochrome P450 76C2-like translates to MDQFVIALLSVLVMSIVWFIKVFFISDKRTPPLPPGPRGLPILGYLPFLSKNLLHQFGDLARQYGPIYKLYLGNKLCVVINSPSLLKEVVRDQDSIFADRDANIAALTATYGGNDIAFSPHNSRWRAMRKIFVREVLSSSSLQASYNLRKDEVKKAIRYVYNNTGKRVQVGELSFGTELNVIMNMLWGGIVEGEEGQRVGDAFREVVIKLVDLLGKPNIGDFYPVLARFDIQGVKKEMEGYVQSLDRIFEEVIARYRQKLSGETKKQGKTDFLQVLLELKEKEDSEMSMSLTHIKALFVDIVAGATDTTATTIEWAMAELLNNPKAMANVQNELSEMVGLNREVEEFHIPKLKYLEAVLKETMRLHPAVPLSLPRSPTQTSIVGGYTIPKRTRVFINIVWIQRDPSIWDSPSEFKPERFLHENKKYDFSGNNFHYLPFGSGRRICAGLPLAERMLMYLLASLLHSFEWKLPDGETVDMSDRFEIVLRKITPLLAIPTPRLSEPNLYA, encoded by the exons ATGGATCAATTCGTTATTGCTCTCCTTTCAGTCCTGGTAATGTCCATTGTATGGTTCATAAAGGTGTTTTTCATTTCTGATAAAAGAACTCCTCCCTTGCCGCCAGGGCCTCGAGGCTTGCCCATCCTCGGATACTTGCCGTTCTTGAGCAAGAATTTACTCCATCAGTTCGGCGATTTGGCACGCCAATATGGTCCAATCTACAAACTCTATCTTGGGAACAAACTTTGCGTCGTGATCAACTCACCATCCCTCCTAAAAGAAGTGGTTCGCGACCAAGACTCGATCTTCGCTGACCGTGATGCTAATATTGCAGCGCTAACAGCAACCTACGGTGGAAATGACATTGCGTTTTCGCCGCACAATTCCCGATGGCGGGCGATGCGAAAAATATTTGTCCGCGAGGTGCTCAGTAGCAGCAGTCTCCAGGCGTCGTACAATCTTCGAAAGGACGAGGTCAAAAAGGCCATCAGATATGTGTACAATAATACAGGAAAACGGGTCCAAGTTGGTGAACTATCATTCGGAACTGAACTTAATGTCATAATGAACATGTTGTGGGGAGGCATAGTTGAGGGGGAAGAAGGCCAAAGAGTGGGAGACGCGTTCCGGGAAGTGGTCATCAAGCTTGTGGATTTGCTCGGAAAGCCAAATATTGGGGACTTTTATCCAGTCCTTGCCCGGTTTGATATTCAAGGTGTAAAAAAAGAGATGGAGGGTTATGTGCAATCTTTGGATAGAATTTTTGAGGAAGTTATTGCTAGATATAGACAGAAGTTATCTGgagaaacaaagaaacaagGAAAGACGGACTTCCTTCAAGTCTTGTTAGAGCTAAAAGAGAAAGAGGATTCTGAGATGTCAATGAGTTTGACACACATCAAGGCCTTATTTGTG GATATTGTAGCAGGCGCGACAGACACTACAGCAACAACGATTGAGTGGGCAATGGCCGAACTTCTAAATAATCCAAAGGCCATGGCAAATGTACAGAACGAATTATCTGAGATGGTGGGATTGAATAGGGAAGTTGAAGAGTTCCATATACCAAAACTGAAATATTTAGAAGCAGTTCTCAAAGAAACAATGCGTTTACATCCAGCTGTACCCCTCTCGCTCCCAAGGTCTCCAACCCAAACTTCCATAGTTGGGGGATACACCATCCCAAAAAGAACCAGGGTTTTCATAAACATCGTGTGGATCCAAAGGGATCCTTCTATTTGGGATAGTCCATCCGAATTTAAGCCAGAGAGATTTCTAcacgaaaataaaaaatatgattttagtGGTAACAATTTCCATTATCTCCCTTTTGGATCGGGGAGAAGGATCTGTGCTGGCCTACCCCTTGCGGAGAGAATGTTGATGTATTTACTAGCTTCACTTCTGCATTCGTTTGAATGGAAACTACCAGATGGTGAAACAGTCGATATGTCAGACAGGTTTGAAATTGTCTTGAGGAAAATTACACCACTACTTGCTATACCTACCCCCAGGTTATCTGAACCAAACTTGTatgcataa